In Pseudokineococcus lusitanus, one genomic interval encodes:
- a CDS encoding alpha-galactosidase yields the protein MTAALPRPDDDPAAPDVPSRLVHRRADGVSLVLLLDADGGRLPRVVHWGADLGDLAPGDLAGLLAAVAPTPDEHPTDVARVPCLVPEHADGWVGRPGVEGSRDGRDWSPVLRVRATAEEVADDGTYRLVTTAADPVAGLALELELELAPSGLLRTRATLADEAPEGETPFRVDALRLVVPVPATADELLDFTGRHTLERVPQRQPFTAGLHAREVRSGRTGLDGVHVLAAGRTGFANRTGDVWGVHLGWSGNAETYAERHPTGVRVLGAGELLVGGEVRLGPGRTYTSPWLHAVHGRGLDGLAGRFHAWLRARPQHPRRPRPVTLNTWEAVYFAHDLRRLTALADAAAEVGAERFVLDDGWFGSRRDDTSGLGDWTVSADAWPQGLGPLVDHVRGLGLEFGLWVEPEMVNLDSDLARAHPEWLLRAGGRTGAPARNQHVLDLAQPGAFEHVRSHLDALLRTYDIAYLKWDHNRLLVDAGSGPLGTPGVHAQTEAAYRLLDVLKEAHPGLEVESCASGGGRVDLGVLARTDRVWASDCNDALDRQAIQRWTQLLLPPELVGAHVGPPRSHTTGRTHDLSFRAGTALFGHLGAEWDIASASAEERAELARWVALHRELRPLLHGGVVVNADVPDPALAVHGVVAPDGSDALFALVALGRPVTVTPGRVALPGLAPERRYAVRLQAPGDDPGTRWTPPWCAEGVTTTGAALGTVGLQVPPLEPEHLVLVRVTAVG from the coding sequence GTGACCGCCGCCCTACCCCGTCCGGACGACGACCCCGCTGCCCCGGACGTGCCGTCCCGGCTCGTGCACCGCCGGGCGGACGGCGTCTCGCTCGTCCTCCTCCTCGACGCCGACGGCGGCCGGCTGCCGCGCGTCGTCCACTGGGGCGCCGACCTCGGCGACCTCGCGCCCGGGGACCTCGCCGGCCTCCTCGCCGCCGTCGCGCCGACGCCGGACGAGCACCCCACCGACGTCGCCCGGGTCCCGTGCCTCGTGCCCGAGCACGCGGACGGCTGGGTCGGCCGCCCCGGCGTCGAGGGCTCGCGCGACGGGCGCGACTGGTCGCCCGTCCTGCGGGTCCGGGCCACGGCGGAGGAGGTGGCCGACGACGGCACCTACCGCCTCGTGACGACGGCCGCCGACCCCGTCGCGGGGCTCGCGCTCGAGCTCGAGCTGGAGCTGGCGCCGTCGGGCCTCCTGCGCACCCGCGCGACGCTGGCCGACGAGGCGCCGGAGGGGGAGACGCCCTTCCGCGTCGACGCGCTGCGGCTCGTCGTGCCCGTCCCGGCGACCGCCGACGAGCTGCTCGACTTCACCGGCCGGCACACGCTGGAGCGGGTGCCCCAGCGGCAGCCCTTCACCGCGGGCCTGCACGCCCGCGAGGTGCGCTCGGGCCGTACCGGTCTCGACGGCGTCCACGTCCTCGCCGCCGGCCGGACGGGCTTCGCGAACCGCACCGGCGACGTCTGGGGCGTCCACCTGGGGTGGAGCGGCAACGCCGAGACCTACGCCGAGCGCCACCCCACCGGTGTCCGCGTCCTCGGCGCCGGCGAGCTGCTCGTCGGCGGCGAGGTCCGGCTCGGGCCCGGGCGCACGTACACCTCCCCGTGGCTGCACGCCGTCCACGGCCGGGGGCTCGACGGCCTCGCCGGTCGCTTCCACGCCTGGCTGCGCGCCCGCCCGCAGCACCCGCGCCGCCCCCGGCCGGTCACCCTCAACACGTGGGAGGCCGTCTACTTCGCCCACGACCTGCGGCGCCTCACGGCGCTCGCGGACGCCGCGGCGGAGGTCGGGGCCGAGCGGTTCGTCCTCGACGACGGCTGGTTCGGCTCACGCCGCGACGACACGAGCGGCCTCGGCGACTGGACCGTCAGCGCCGACGCCTGGCCGCAGGGCCTCGGGCCGCTCGTCGACCACGTGCGCGGCCTCGGCCTCGAGTTCGGCCTGTGGGTCGAGCCCGAGATGGTCAACCTCGACTCCGACCTCGCCCGGGCCCACCCCGAGTGGCTGCTGCGCGCGGGCGGCCGGACCGGGGCACCGGCCCGGAACCAGCACGTGCTGGACCTCGCGCAGCCCGGCGCCTTCGAGCACGTCCGGTCGCACCTCGACGCGCTGCTGCGCACGTACGACATCGCCTACCTCAAGTGGGACCACAACCGGCTCCTCGTCGACGCCGGCTCCGGCCCGCTCGGCACGCCGGGCGTCCACGCGCAGACGGAGGCGGCGTACCGGCTCCTCGACGTCCTCAAGGAGGCCCACCCCGGCCTCGAGGTCGAGTCGTGCGCGTCCGGCGGCGGCCGGGTCGACCTCGGCGTCCTCGCCCGCACCGACCGGGTCTGGGCGTCGGACTGCAACGACGCCCTCGACCGGCAGGCGATCCAGCGCTGGACGCAGCTGCTCCTGCCGCCCGAGCTCGTCGGCGCCCACGTCGGCCCGCCGCGCTCGCACACGACGGGCCGCACCCACGACCTGTCGTTCCGGGCCGGGACGGCGCTGTTCGGGCACCTGGGCGCCGAGTGGGACATCGCCTCCGCGAGCGCCGAGGAGCGGGCCGAGCTGGCGCGCTGGGTCGCCCTGCACCGGGAGCTCCGGCCGCTGCTGCACGGCGGCGTCGTCGTCAACGCCGACGTCCCCGACCCGGCGCTGGCCGTCCACGGCGTCGTCGCCCCCGACGGCTCCGACGCCCTCTTCGCCCTCGTCGCGCTCGGCCGGCCCGTCACCGTGACGCCGGGACGCGTCGCCCTCCCGGGCCTCGCGCCCGAACGGCGCTACGCCGTGCGCCTCCAGGCCCCCGGCGACGACCCCGGCACGCGCTGGACGCCGCCGTGGTGCGCCGAGGGCGTGACGACGACGGGCGCCGCGCTGGGGACGGTCGGCCTCCAGGTCCCGCCGCTCGAGCCCGAGCACCTCGTGCTGGTGCGGGTGACCGCGGTGGGGTGA
- a CDS encoding GNAT family N-acetyltransferase yields the protein MTTTAGATAGTAAGVEVRDLRQEEATEWARLCSRGFLETRAPTEAAGDLRWRRTEGHRRRVGVDGGRLIASFRSYGVDLPVPGGHLPADAISSVVVAASHRRQGLLRRLMTEDLRAAKDRGDALAVLIASEAPIYGRYGFGTATTACRWELDVREARFRGDPVRDGAVVLDHVSDADLVDVAPRLFARVHATAAGEHPRDGLWWPMALGLVEDPDADAREQRPAVVAREPGGDVVGLLRYRAGGDLSGGDRRRAAQVRVLDLLAATPAATAALWRAAAEVDLAASVVADHRPTTDPLPLLLADARAAVRSHDADFVWARVLDVPAALEGRRYAATGGLVLEVVDPLGLAGGRWRLDVTADDAGTGAAEVTATTAEPDVVVGVDVLGTVVLGQGSPAPALAAGLVDERTPGAAARLGTLLAHPSSAVLTRTWF from the coding sequence GTGACGACGACGGCAGGGGCGACGGCAGGGACGGCGGCGGGCGTCGAGGTGCGCGACCTCCGGCAGGAGGAGGCGACGGAGTGGGCGCGGCTGTGCTCGCGCGGCTTCCTCGAGACGAGGGCGCCCACGGAGGCGGCGGGCGACCTGCGGTGGCGCCGCACCGAGGGGCACCGGCGGCGCGTCGGCGTCGACGGCGGGCGGCTCATCGCGTCGTTCCGCTCCTACGGCGTCGACCTGCCCGTGCCCGGCGGGCACCTGCCCGCGGACGCGATCAGCTCCGTCGTCGTCGCGGCGAGCCACCGGCGGCAGGGGCTGCTGCGGCGGCTCATGACCGAGGACCTGCGGGCGGCGAAGGACCGCGGTGACGCGCTCGCCGTCCTCATCGCCAGCGAGGCGCCGATCTACGGCCGCTACGGCTTCGGGACGGCGACGACGGCGTGCCGGTGGGAGCTCGACGTCCGTGAGGCGCGCTTCCGCGGCGACCCCGTCCGGGACGGCGCCGTCGTCCTCGACCACGTCTCCGACGCCGACCTCGTCGACGTCGCCCCGCGGCTCTTCGCGCGGGTCCACGCGACGGCGGCGGGCGAGCACCCGCGCGACGGGCTCTGGTGGCCGATGGCGCTCGGGCTCGTCGAGGACCCGGACGCCGACGCCCGCGAGCAGCGGCCGGCGGTCGTGGCGAGGGAGCCGGGCGGCGACGTCGTCGGCCTCCTGCGCTACCGCGCCGGCGGGGACCTGTCCGGCGGCGACCGGCGGCGCGCGGCGCAGGTGCGCGTCCTCGACCTCCTCGCCGCGACGCCCGCGGCGACGGCGGCCCTGTGGCGGGCGGCCGCCGAGGTCGACCTCGCGGCGTCCGTCGTCGCCGACCACCGGCCGACGACCGACCCGCTCCCGCTGCTGCTCGCCGACGCGCGGGCCGCCGTCCGCAGCCACGACGCCGACTTCGTCTGGGCGCGGGTGCTCGACGTCCCCGCCGCCCTCGAGGGCCGGCGCTACGCGGCGACGGGCGGGCTCGTGCTCGAGGTCGTGGACCCCCTCGGCCTCGCGGGCGGGCGGTGGCGCCTCGACGTCACGGCCGACGACGCGGGCACCGGCGCGGCCGAGGTCACGGCGACCACCGCGGAGCCGGACGTCGTCGTGGGGGTCGACGTCCTCGGGACCGTCGTCCTGGGCCAGGGCTCGCCCGCCCCCGCGCTCGCCGCCGGCCTCGTCGACGAGCGCACCCCGGGCGCCGCGGCGCGGCTCGGGACGCTGCTCGCGCACCCGTCGTCCGCGGTGCTCACCCGCACCTGGTTCTGA
- a CDS encoding carbohydrate ABC transporter permease, giving the protein MPSSSEAAARPTSVTTTDAPGSAAAGRGATPEVYKVPRGPKTSRARKVVAAVVLAVVCFLMLSPVLWTAFSVIKPTSVAFRNPPVWSFTPTLDAFVNLWQTTNFYQYLGSTLVVAVISTTLALVIGLPAAYALSRAPGWVSVVLLVAALVFRALPRTAVVLPMYEISRSLGIYDTTLALSLALVAINQPFSIWLLRNFFAAVPKEIDEAAMLDGCTRLSMLRLVIIPLMGPGIITAALFMFLFAFQEYLTAVILTDVNAATVPVFIATQLGQTLPLLQQAGAASLLLTAPVFLFAFVAQKYLIAGLNAGSVKG; this is encoded by the coding sequence ATGCCGTCGTCGTCCGAGGCCGCCGCGCGGCCCACGAGCGTCACCACCACCGACGCCCCCGGCTCGGCCGCGGCCGGCCGCGGGGCGACGCCGGAGGTCTACAAGGTCCCCCGGGGCCCGAAGACGTCGAGGGCCCGCAAGGTCGTCGCCGCCGTCGTCCTGGCGGTCGTCTGCTTCCTCATGCTGAGCCCGGTCCTCTGGACGGCGTTCTCGGTGATCAAGCCGACGAGCGTCGCCTTCCGCAACCCGCCGGTGTGGTCCTTCACGCCGACGCTGGACGCCTTCGTCAACCTCTGGCAGACGACGAACTTCTACCAGTACCTCGGCAGCACCCTCGTCGTGGCGGTCATCTCGACGACGCTGGCGCTCGTCATCGGGCTCCCGGCCGCCTACGCGCTGTCCCGCGCGCCGGGCTGGGTGTCCGTCGTCCTGCTCGTCGCGGCGCTCGTCTTCCGGGCGCTGCCGCGCACCGCCGTCGTCCTGCCGATGTACGAGATCTCCCGCTCGCTGGGGATCTACGACACGACGCTGGCGCTGTCGCTCGCCCTCGTGGCCATCAACCAGCCGTTCTCGATCTGGTTGCTGCGCAACTTCTTCGCGGCGGTGCCCAAGGAGATCGACGAAGCCGCCATGCTCGACGGCTGCACCCGGCTGTCGATGCTGCGGCTCGTCATCATCCCGCTCATGGGCCCGGGCATCATCACCGCGGCGCTGTTCATGTTCCTCTTCGCGTTCCAGGAGTACCTGACCGCGGTGATCCTCACGGACGTCAACGCCGCGACGGTGCCGGTCTTCATCGCCACCCAGCTCGGCCAGACGCTGCCGCTCCTGCAGCAGGCGGGCGCCGCCTCGCTGCTGCTCACGGCACCGGTGTTCCTCTTCGCCTTCGTGGCGCAGAAGTACCTCATCGCCGGGCTCAACGCGGGGTCCGTCAAGGGCTGA